A stretch of Stenotrophomonas indicatrix DNA encodes these proteins:
- the smpB gene encoding SsrA-binding protein SmpB, with protein MSKNTGKDKAKSATANKTIALNKRARHEYHIEDRFEAGLALQGWEVKSIRAGRGNIVDAYAYVKDGEIFLIGAQITPLIQASTHVVANDRRERKLLLHRSEIDKLVGKVERDGYTIVPTAMYWSKNKIKLEVALAKGKQTHDKRDAAKDRDWAIEKQRVMRRGNRDA; from the coding sequence ATGAGCAAGAACACCGGCAAGGATAAAGCAAAGAGCGCGACGGCCAACAAGACCATCGCGTTGAACAAGCGTGCCCGTCACGAGTACCACATCGAAGACCGCTTCGAAGCCGGCCTGGCCCTGCAGGGCTGGGAAGTGAAGTCGATCCGCGCTGGCCGCGGCAACATCGTCGACGCCTACGCCTATGTGAAGGACGGCGAGATCTTCCTGATCGGCGCGCAGATCACCCCGCTGATCCAGGCCTCCACCCACGTGGTGGCCAACGACCGGCGCGAGCGCAAGCTGCTGCTGCACCGGAGCGAGATCGACAAGCTGGTTGGCAAGGTCGAGCGTGATGGCTACACGATCGTGCCCACCGCCATGTACTGGAGCAAGAACAAGATCAAGCTGGAAGTGGCGCTGGCCAAGGGCAAGCAGACCCACGACAAGCGCGATGCCGCCAAGGATCGTGACTGGGCGATCGAGAAGCAGCGGGTAATGCGTCGCGGCAACCGCGACGCCTGA
- a CDS encoding type II toxin-antitoxin system RatA family toxin, translating into MPTIRRSALVEHSAARMFDLVNDVQAYPHRFRWCSDARILEQGEDRLVARLDLGLGSFSTWFQTENTLQRPHSIDMQLREGPFKQLHGRWEFHALAEDACKVTLTLDFEPSSRLLGPALAIGFQGLADRMVNDFVRVADEG; encoded by the coding sequence ATGCCTACTATCCGCCGCAGTGCCCTGGTCGAACATTCGGCCGCGCGCATGTTCGATCTGGTCAACGACGTCCAGGCCTATCCGCACCGCTTCCGCTGGTGCTCCGACGCCCGCATCCTCGAGCAGGGCGAAGACCGGCTGGTCGCTCGCCTGGACCTGGGCCTGGGTTCGTTCAGCACCTGGTTCCAGACCGAAAACACCCTGCAACGCCCGCACAGCATCGACATGCAGCTGCGCGAGGGGCCGTTCAAGCAACTGCACGGCCGCTGGGAATTCCACGCTCTGGCGGAAGATGCCTGCAAGGTCACCCTCACCCTGGACTTCGAGCCGAGTTCACGCCTGCTGGGTCCGGCGCTGGCCATCGGCTTCCAGGGATTGGCCGATCGCATGGTCAACGATTTCGTCCGCGTCGCCGACGAGGGCTGA
- a CDS encoding RnfH family protein, giving the protein MIEVEVVLAWPHQVLSRRLQLEEGATVADAVAAARLEGSADCPAAAVHGVLAQPHQVLLDGDRVELLRGLQADPKDNRRRRARGG; this is encoded by the coding sequence ATGATCGAGGTCGAGGTCGTGCTGGCCTGGCCACACCAGGTGCTGTCGCGCCGGCTGCAGCTGGAGGAGGGAGCGACCGTGGCTGATGCCGTGGCAGCGGCCCGGCTTGAAGGCAGTGCCGACTGTCCTGCCGCCGCCGTGCATGGCGTACTGGCGCAGCCGCATCAGGTGCTACTGGATGGTGATCGCGTGGAGCTGCTGCGTGGCCTGCAGGCCGACCCGAAGGACAACCGCCGGCGACGCGCGCGCGGCGGTTGA
- a CDS encoding outer membrane protein assembly factor BamE → MRNLLLVAAVALSTTGCGIIYKQPIYQGNLIREDAVAKLQVGQSKQQVTALLGTPSVPDPFHAQRWDYTSTERVNRLGRTDVKNFVVYFENDVVTRWEGDYFPANDKALAQQTVRQFGRNLPKDKKKKGGR, encoded by the coding sequence CCGCCGTCGCCTTGTCCACCACCGGGTGCGGCATCATCTACAAGCAACCCATCTACCAGGGCAACCTGATCCGGGAAGATGCCGTTGCCAAACTGCAGGTCGGGCAGAGCAAGCAGCAGGTCACTGCCCTGCTGGGCACCCCGTCGGTGCCGGATCCGTTCCACGCCCAGCGTTGGGACTACACCTCGACCGAGCGCGTGAACCGCCTGGGCCGTACCGACGTGAAGAATTTCGTCGTGTACTTCGAAAATGATGTGGTCACCCGTTGGGAAGGCGATTACTTCCCGGCCAACGACAAGGCCCTTGCCCAGCAGACCGTGCGCCAGTTCGGCCGCAATCTGCCGAAGGACAAGAAGAAGAAGGGCGGCCGCTGA